One Cellulomonas sp. NS3 genomic region harbors:
- the proB gene encoding glutamate 5-kinase, which produces MSAAAPLLHRRELPDAVRVVVKVGSSSLTTPDGHLDPERVRALAEVLADRHAAGGQVVLVSSGAIAAGIGPLGLPARPRDLATQQAAASVGQGLLVAHYARAFADRGIRVGQVLLTADDTVRRGHYRNAQRALERLLDLGVVPIVNENDTVATDEIRFGDNDRLAALVSHLVRAHALVLLTDVDGLHTGPPSRPGSVRIPEVRGEHDVAGVDVTARGSAVGTGGMVTKLESVSIASGSGIPVVLTSAANARAALAGEDVGTWFAATGRRASTRLLWLAHAARTRGRLVLDDGAVRAVVERRTSLLPAGVTAVEGDFEAGDPVALTAPDGTVVARGLAAYSSQEVPGLLGRTTSDLRAELGPGYDRAVVHRDDLVLVRRRASAVPRPR; this is translated from the coding sequence GTGAGTGCTGCCGCCCCCCTCCTGCACCGACGCGAGCTGCCCGACGCCGTCCGGGTCGTCGTCAAGGTCGGCTCGTCGTCGCTCACGACGCCCGACGGGCACCTCGACCCCGAGCGCGTGCGTGCGCTCGCCGAGGTGCTCGCCGACCGGCACGCCGCCGGCGGTCAGGTCGTGCTGGTCTCGTCGGGTGCGATCGCCGCCGGGATCGGCCCGCTCGGGCTGCCGGCACGCCCGCGCGACCTCGCGACCCAGCAGGCCGCCGCGTCGGTGGGGCAGGGGCTGCTCGTCGCGCACTACGCGAGGGCGTTCGCGGACCGGGGCATCCGGGTCGGGCAGGTGCTGCTCACCGCGGACGACACCGTCCGGCGCGGGCACTACCGCAACGCCCAGCGCGCGCTCGAGCGGCTGCTCGACCTGGGCGTCGTCCCGATCGTCAACGAGAACGACACGGTCGCGACCGACGAGATCCGGTTCGGCGACAACGACCGGCTCGCCGCCCTCGTCTCGCACCTCGTGCGCGCGCACGCGCTCGTGCTGCTCACCGACGTGGACGGGCTGCACACGGGCCCGCCGTCGCGGCCCGGCTCCGTGCGGATCCCCGAGGTCCGCGGCGAGCACGACGTCGCGGGCGTCGACGTGACGGCACGGGGGAGCGCCGTCGGCACGGGGGGCATGGTGACCAAGCTCGAGTCGGTGTCGATCGCCTCGGGCTCCGGGATCCCGGTCGTGCTCACGTCGGCCGCGAACGCCCGTGCGGCGCTCGCGGGCGAGGACGTCGGGACGTGGTTCGCCGCGACGGGGCGCCGCGCGTCCACGCGGCTGCTGTGGCTCGCGCACGCGGCCCGCACGCGCGGGCGGCTCGTGCTCGACGACGGTGCGGTGCGGGCGGTCGTGGAGCGCCGGACGTCGCTCCTGCCCGCCGGGGTCACCGCGGTCGAGGGCGACTTCGAGGCGGGCGACCCGGTGGCGCTGACCGCCCCCGACGGGACCGTCGTCGCCCGCGGGCTCGCGGCGTACTCCTCGCAGGAGGTCCCGGGCCTGCTCGGGCGCACGACGTCGGACCTGCGCGCCGAGCTCGGGCCGGGATACGACCGGGCCGTCGTGCACCGCGACGACCTCGTGCTCGTCCGACGCCGCGCGTCGGCGGTGCCGCGACCGCGCTGA
- a CDS encoding GNAT family N-acetyltransferase: MHTPFPDQAPSVLRDELRTRIAAWGHPHAAELRERLADELRHRSAPTAGGPGQRRARPDGTDPSSVLLTVLVYDGSDAVATASLQEHDGRYEVTRLYVVPVRRRRGLARRVLAELDEFARAAGVAEIVMGVADELHELRALCVHDGWVRVAPFGGHEGECYASPVDTSRVGASLARAGIA, encoded by the coding sequence GTGCACACCCCGTTCCCCGACCAGGCTCCGTCGGTCCTGCGCGACGAGCTGCGCACCCGGATCGCCGCCTGGGGGCACCCGCACGCCGCCGAGCTGCGCGAGCGTCTCGCCGACGAGCTGCGCCACCGCTCGGCGCCCACGGCGGGCGGTCCGGGTCAGCGCCGTGCCCGTCCCGACGGGACCGACCCGTCGTCGGTGCTGCTCACCGTCCTCGTGTACGACGGCAGCGACGCCGTGGCGACGGCGTCGCTCCAGGAGCACGACGGCCGCTACGAGGTGACCCGGCTCTACGTCGTCCCCGTGCGGCGCCGGCGCGGTCTCGCGCGTCGCGTGCTCGCCGAGCTCGACGAGTTCGCGCGTGCCGCCGGCGTCGCCGAGATCGTCATGGGCGTCGCCGACGAGCTGCACGAGCTGCGGGCGCTGTGCGTGCACGACGGCTGGGTCCGCGTCGCGCCGTTCGGCGGGCACGAGGGCGAGTGCTACGCGAGCCCGGTGGACACCTCGCGCGTCGGGGCCTCGCT